From the Thermococcus sp. M36 genome, the window AGATACGGGACCACGGCCTGGACATGCTCTTCCCCTGGGGGCTTATACTCCTGGGCGCACTGAACATAACCTACCCTGTGACCAGGTACATTAAGTGGTTCATCCCCATCGGGTTCCTGCTGGGTGCGATCTTCAGGTCGATTGCGGCGGTGGGAGCGCTCAAGTTCGTTTTTGTCCCGTTTCCCAGGATCAAAACTCAGAGCGGCACGTCAAAAGCCCCCTCGGGGGCGTTCATCTGCTACAAACCAGACGATGTCTCAAAGAGGATAGGCAAGCTGGAGGACATCTCAAACCTTGTGGTGATCACCCGGAAGGATATGCGGGCTCTTAAGGACGGGCTGCATCCGGATTCGCTCGTGTTCTGGGTCACCAGGGTGCTGGAGGGGGAGATCAACGAAAAGCCGAGCATATACGCGATAAGTCCGACAAAAATCGACATCCTGGTGGATCTTGTAATCCGGGCAGTTGACAGGGGATATAGTATAATATACATAGACGCCGTCGAATATTTGATTCTGGAAAATGGGTTCGAGAGGGCGTTTAAGTTCCTGATAAACCTCAAGGACAGAGTCCTTATGGAGAACGGCACAATGGTGCTTCTGGTGGATCCTGAGGCTCTAGAACATACCCACAGAAAGATACTGGAAAGAGAGTTCCAGAGGGGCTGAGCCCCTCAGCTTAACCCCATTTTTTCGAGGAAGCGTTTGTAGTAGTGTGTGTCCTTCTCAAGCTCTGCCTTTTGCAGTATCTGCCTCTCTATGATCCTCAGGGCATCGTGGACTGCCTGTATGGCACCCCATGTCTCCCCGGTGGCCACGAAGACACCCTTGTCGGTTACGACACGCATCCTGGCCTGGTAGAGGTGCACACCCCTAAAGCGCTCGTTGAAGCGCCTGATGTAGAGGTAGATTATGCCCTCCTGGCCGAGCAGATCTTCGTACCCATCAACGAAGCGCTTTACATCGTTGATAATTCTCTCCCTGGTGAAGTCGCTCAGTAGGGCGGCGTCTCCTCCGAGCTGGAGGTAGAACCTCACCTCCTTCTCGACCATCCTTGAAATCGGCAGGAGCAGATCCTTGATGGTAAGGATGCCCTTAACTCTCTCGTTCTCATCTACAATGATAAGGCCATCGATGTTGTTGTCTATCATCGTTGCAACG encodes:
- a CDS encoding DUF835 domain-containing protein, with amino-acid sequence MVYKAHQTREKGWALLSAAMFINALDIESYLFDPLGIHIADEVYPLASKIPNFFIATLIIWGTLHIKYRTTHLRHVVYLSVFLVASYTWLFLLAADAFGGNHSVEAVFPSLAYGGSLIYLGMILREYEIRDHGLDMLFPWGLILLGALNITYPVTRYIKWFIPIGFLLGAIFRSIAAVGALKFVFVPFPRIKTQSGTSKAPSGAFICYKPDDVSKRIGKLEDISNLVVITRKDMRALKDGLHPDSLVFWVTRVLEGEINEKPSIYAISPTKIDILVDLVIRAVDRGYSIIYIDAVEYLILENGFERAFKFLINLKDRVLMENGTMVLLVDPEALEHTHRKILEREFQRG